Proteins found in one Pseudomonas mosselii genomic segment:
- a CDS encoding amino acid adenylation domain-containing protein, with product MDKSTAERIAKRFVGLALEQRRQILDKMRETGQSFRLLPIAVTRHDSPRIPLSYAQQRMLFLWQLEPQSSFYNVPMAVRLSGSLNQQALAEALDALVRRHESLRTRFVSEEGEFHQQVLEQSGVSLEVREVQAGPGEDIEQCLRTEVREALDAPFDLLDGPLLRVRLLRLAPTEHVLTVCMHHIVSDGWSGELMVQEFVHLYEALSQGRAADLPPLEVQYADYAIWQRAWLEAGEGERQLQYWKQQLGDEHPVLELPLDHERPAHPSYRGATLRSDVPAALSAKLKAQARSQGQTVFMLTLAALAVTLARYSGQADIRIGAPNAGRNRKEVEGLIGFFINTQVLRVQVDERQSGAALLEQVKQVVSGAQSHQELPFEHLVDALAPERNLGHNPLFQVKINQNMADTEAGAQARQTLGELSVSGFPIEGNDARFDLAYDFTETPEGLQGYFNYSTDLFEAATIERLAASFQAVLRTLVEHPEAVLCEHPDAQAAQVEASTHSWPQADFLALWRQGLNTGAEQPALRAGDRMVSYAELEQQANRFAHYLQAQGIAPGMTVALCQERSIEWVTSLLAVLKLGAVYLPLDSRQPAERLQQLLQASDARLLVHALGDAQAAGLGVCPALAFDAAQHGDRSDQPPAVHIDPQQAAYIIYTSGSTGQPKGVVISHGALANYLQGVLQRLDLQPGASLAMVSTVAADLGHTVLFGALASGRLLHLLGHDQGFDPDGFASYMAEHRVDVLKIVPSHLQGLLQAAQPERVLPEQLLILGGEASSWALIEQVRRLKPGCRIINHYGPTETTVGILTHEVGERLPGWRSVPVGRPLDNGQARVLDAYLNPLPERVAGDLYLGGQGLAQGYVGQPGLTAERFVPDSFGQNGERLYRAGDRARLDQGVLEYLGRGDDQVKIRGYRVEPGEVGQVLQGLPGVGEAVVLALPLDSDPSRLQLVAWAVPAAGVELQAEALRQALQARLPEYLVPAQVLLLERLPLTANGKLDKKALPKPGVARQRYTAPVGEIEEKLAAIWCEVLKREQVGSTDNFFELGGDSILSLQIIARAKRQGIKLSPKQLFEKQTVGQLAAVAKLIEKKPAAEVVELVSGSLALLPIQARFFDTAIPQRHHWNQAVMLSPRQPLTVALLQAALKLLVEQHDALRLRFSEEQGQWHGQFAPVDAQQLLWVHQLDDAARLPELADEAQRSLDLKHGPLLRVVLIDLPEGQQRLLVVIHHLVVDGVSWRVLLEDLQTACQALLAGKTPVLPAKSSSLKAWAEHLREHARSPALAAELAYWQAQLQGVSDILPGANPEGGQQRKHEISVRTQLNAELTRQLLQEAPAAYRTQVNDLLLTALARVIRRWTGEAHALIRLEGHGREDLFDDLDITRTVGWFSSLYPLKLTPASDLGASIMAVKEQLRAVPAKGIGYGVLRYLGDEQARQALGALAQGSIVFNYLGQFDGSFDIEQGLFVPAPEGAGQGQSPEAPLGSLLSIDGQVYAGELALDWSFSSAVFERGQIQRLADEYAEELRQLIAHCTTPGVAGVTPSDFPLASLDQRQLAALPVAAGNIEDIYPLSPMQQGMLFHSLYEQAAGNYINQLRVEVQGLDVPRFVAAWQATLDSHEVLRSSFVSGYDQSLQVVLREVRLPLVELDWRAQADLPTALQAWAEADLRAGFDLASGPLLRLAVIRTGEQHYQLVLTNHHILLDGWSSSRLFGEVLQRYAGVVPTAKTSRYRDYIQWLQNQDQQASETFWRERLAGLDEPTRLAQALRSDAQGHGQAEHEVTLDARRTQRLGDFAREQRVTLNTLVQAAWLLLLQRYTGQASVTFGATVAGRPTELPGVEEQLGLFINTLPVVASPRSEQRVDEWVQQVQALNLALREHEHTPLYEIQRWAGWSGEALFDTILVFENYPVSEALQAGAPQELAFGEVVSQEQTNYPLTLVAQVGDRLSASFKFDRARYAESAVGQLATHFVELLEGLADAPQRALGEIALSADPEQVIASYPSMACAHELIEAQAARTPEAVAVTFAGQSLSYDQLNRRANRLAHKLREQGVGPDVLVGIAVERGFEMIVGLLAILKAGGAYVPLDPEYPQDRLSYMMEDSGIQLLLTQGHLLADLPVPAQVRSLKLEDDLAGYSDQNPDHLTQPDNLAYVIYTSGSTGKPKGTLLPHHNLLRLFKATDAWFGFGPQDVWTLFHSYAFDFSVWEIFGALLHGGRLVIVPRENTRSPEDFHQLLVEQGVTVLNQTPSAFKPLMRVACDSADNLALRYVIFGGEALDVAALQPWFERFGEDCDNLINMYGITETTVHVTYRPIRFADTQQPGSPIGAAIPDLSMYVLDADFNPVAKGCTGELHVGHAGLARGYHNRASLTAERFVPDPFSSEGGRLYRTGDLARYRGQEVIEYVGRIDHQVKIRGFRIELGEIEARLQEHAAVREVLVLDIDGAGGKQLAAYLIAQDPSTDHAALRDTLKQHLKANLPDYMVPTHFLVLEQWPLTANGKLDRKALPKPDASQLQQGYVAPRTALEQQLAAIWSEVLKVEQVGLHDNFFELGGHSLLVITLVNRVREAFAINISLHEFMLMASFEELANFIGGGKDRLKTSVINLNGCQRQRPALFCLPPGGGGAYAYYPLASRLADERPVYGLVNKCYAVPGWVEESWEAMVGYYVEQIRRTQASGPYHLLGWSLGGALALEVAHALEQAGQEVGFVGLVDTLLPKDVSGLEAEPVEVVQVARADESLLRGLLAFAPGVGEARIVGFIDEAGRLPAEVDRTEWVIEQVAAAGGVSAERLRAIHEDVHLQREIVDGFAVLDRNVELSQAFRLRPLAVRVDCWWASESRSLERVRMGEAGLLAQASVNGLASSTVIADGHEGVINAVAFVDGLVGRLAGKA from the coding sequence ATGGACAAGAGCACAGCAGAACGTATCGCCAAGCGCTTTGTCGGCCTTGCCCTGGAGCAGCGTCGGCAGATCCTCGACAAGATGCGCGAGACCGGGCAGAGCTTCCGCCTGTTGCCGATCGCCGTCACCCGCCACGACAGCCCGCGCATCCCGCTGTCCTATGCCCAGCAGCGCATGCTGTTCCTCTGGCAGCTGGAGCCGCAGAGCAGCTTCTACAACGTGCCGATGGCGGTGCGCCTGAGCGGTTCGCTGAACCAGCAGGCCCTGGCCGAGGCTCTGGACGCGCTGGTGCGGCGTCACGAAAGCCTGCGCACGCGTTTCGTCTCCGAGGAGGGGGAGTTTCACCAGCAGGTCCTTGAGCAGTCCGGCGTGAGCCTGGAAGTGCGCGAGGTACAGGCCGGGCCGGGCGAGGACATCGAACAGTGCCTGCGCACCGAGGTGCGTGAGGCACTGGATGCACCCTTCGACCTGCTCGACGGGCCGCTGCTGCGGGTCCGGTTGCTGCGCCTGGCGCCCACCGAACATGTGCTGACGGTGTGCATGCACCATATCGTCTCCGACGGCTGGTCGGGCGAGCTGATGGTGCAGGAGTTCGTGCACCTGTACGAAGCGCTGTCCCAGGGCCGCGCCGCCGACCTGCCACCGCTCGAGGTGCAGTACGCCGACTATGCGATCTGGCAGCGCGCCTGGCTCGAGGCCGGCGAGGGCGAGCGCCAGTTGCAGTACTGGAAGCAGCAACTGGGGGACGAGCACCCGGTGCTGGAACTGCCGTTGGATCATGAGCGTCCGGCGCACCCCAGCTACCGCGGCGCGACCCTGCGCAGCGATGTGCCGGCGGCGCTGTCGGCCAAGCTCAAGGCCCAGGCGCGCAGCCAGGGCCAGACCGTGTTCATGCTGACCCTCGCGGCCCTGGCCGTGACCCTGGCGCGCTACAGCGGCCAGGCCGACATCCGCATCGGCGCGCCCAATGCCGGGCGCAACCGCAAGGAAGTCGAAGGCCTGATCGGCTTCTTCATCAACACCCAGGTGCTGCGGGTGCAGGTGGACGAGCGCCAGAGCGGCGCGGCCCTGCTGGAGCAGGTGAAGCAGGTGGTCAGCGGCGCGCAGTCGCACCAGGAACTGCCGTTCGAGCACCTGGTGGATGCCCTGGCGCCGGAGCGCAACCTGGGGCACAACCCGCTGTTCCAGGTGAAGATCAACCAGAACATGGCCGACACCGAGGCAGGCGCCCAAGCCCGGCAGACACTGGGCGAGCTGAGCGTCAGCGGTTTCCCGATCGAAGGCAACGATGCCCGTTTCGACCTGGCCTACGACTTCACCGAGACCCCCGAGGGCCTGCAAGGCTACTTCAACTACAGCACGGACCTGTTCGAGGCCGCGACCATCGAGCGCCTGGCCGCTTCGTTCCAGGCGGTGCTGCGCACGCTCGTCGAGCACCCCGAGGCGGTGCTGTGCGAACACCCCGATGCCCAGGCCGCGCAGGTCGAGGCCAGCACCCACAGCTGGCCGCAGGCGGACTTCCTCGCCCTGTGGCGCCAGGGCCTGAACACCGGTGCCGAGCAGCCGGCGCTGCGCGCGGGTGATCGTATGGTCAGCTACGCGGAGCTGGAGCAGCAAGCCAACCGCTTCGCTCACTATCTGCAGGCACAGGGTATCGCCCCGGGCATGACCGTGGCGCTGTGCCAGGAGCGCTCCATCGAATGGGTGACCAGCCTGCTGGCCGTGCTCAAACTGGGCGCGGTGTACCTGCCGCTGGACAGCCGCCAGCCCGCCGAACGCCTGCAGCAGCTGCTGCAGGCCAGCGACGCGCGCCTGCTGGTGCACGCCTTGGGCGACGCCCAGGCGGCGGGGCTGGGCGTGTGCCCGGCGCTGGCTTTTGACGCAGCGCAGCACGGCGACCGCAGCGACCAGCCACCGGCGGTACACATCGATCCGCAGCAAGCGGCCTACATCATCTACACCTCGGGTTCCACCGGGCAGCCCAAGGGCGTGGTGATCAGCCACGGCGCACTGGCCAACTACCTGCAGGGCGTGCTGCAACGCCTCGACCTGCAACCCGGCGCCAGCCTGGCGATGGTCTCCACCGTGGCCGCGGACCTGGGCCACACCGTGCTGTTCGGCGCGCTGGCCTCGGGCCGGCTGCTGCACCTGCTGGGCCACGACCAGGGCTTCGATCCGGACGGTTTTGCCAGCTACATGGCCGAGCACCGGGTCGATGTGCTGAAGATCGTGCCCAGCCACCTGCAAGGCCTGCTGCAGGCCGCGCAGCCTGAGCGGGTGTTGCCCGAGCAGCTGCTGATCCTTGGCGGCGAGGCCAGCTCCTGGGCCCTGATCGAGCAGGTCCGGCGTCTGAAGCCCGGCTGCCGGATCATCAACCACTACGGTCCGACCGAGACCACCGTGGGCATCCTCACCCACGAAGTCGGCGAACGCCTGCCCGGCTGGCGCAGCGTGCCGGTGGGCCGGCCGCTGGACAACGGTCAGGCGCGGGTGCTGGATGCCTACCTCAACCCGCTGCCCGAGCGGGTGGCAGGCGATTTGTACCTGGGTGGCCAGGGCCTGGCCCAGGGCTATGTCGGCCAGCCGGGGCTGACCGCCGAGCGTTTCGTCCCCGACTCCTTTGGCCAGAACGGCGAGCGGCTGTACCGTGCCGGTGACCGCGCGCGCCTGGACCAGGGCGTGCTGGAATACCTGGGGCGCGGCGACGACCAGGTGAAGATTCGCGGCTACCGGGTCGAGCCGGGCGAAGTTGGCCAGGTGCTGCAAGGCCTGCCTGGGGTCGGCGAAGCCGTGGTGCTGGCGCTGCCCCTGGACAGCGATCCGTCGCGTCTGCAACTGGTGGCCTGGGCCGTGCCGGCGGCGGGCGTCGAGTTGCAGGCCGAGGCGCTGCGCCAGGCCTTGCAGGCGCGCCTGCCGGAGTACCTGGTACCGGCACAGGTGCTGCTGCTCGAGCGCCTGCCACTGACCGCCAACGGCAAGCTGGACAAAAAGGCCCTGCCCAAGCCGGGCGTGGCCAGGCAGCGCTACACCGCGCCGGTGGGCGAAATCGAGGAGAAACTTGCCGCGATCTGGTGCGAAGTGCTCAAGCGCGAGCAAGTGGGCAGCACCGACAACTTCTTCGAGCTGGGCGGCGATTCCATCCTCAGCCTGCAGATCATCGCCCGGGCCAAGCGCCAGGGCATCAAGCTGAGCCCCAAGCAGCTGTTCGAGAAGCAGACCGTCGGCCAACTGGCGGCGGTGGCCAAGCTGATCGAGAAGAAGCCGGCAGCCGAAGTGGTCGAGCTGGTGAGTGGCTCGTTGGCGTTGCTGCCGATCCAGGCGCGCTTCTTCGATACTGCGATTCCCCAGCGTCACCACTGGAACCAGGCGGTGATGCTGAGCCCACGCCAGCCGTTGACCGTGGCGTTGCTGCAGGCGGCGCTCAAGCTGCTGGTGGAGCAGCACGATGCCCTGCGCCTGCGGTTCAGCGAAGAGCAGGGGCAGTGGCATGGGCAATTCGCGCCGGTCGATGCGCAGCAGTTGCTGTGGGTGCATCAGCTGGACGACGCCGCGCGCCTGCCGGAGCTGGCCGACGAGGCCCAGCGCAGCCTGGACCTGAAGCATGGCCCGTTGCTGCGGGTGGTGCTGATCGACCTGCCCGAAGGCCAGCAGCGCCTGCTGGTGGTGATCCATCACCTGGTGGTCGACGGCGTGTCCTGGCGCGTCCTGCTCGAAGACCTGCAGACGGCCTGCCAGGCCCTGTTGGCCGGCAAGACGCCGGTGCTGCCAGCCAAGAGCAGCTCGCTCAAGGCCTGGGCCGAGCACCTGCGCGAGCATGCCCGCAGCCCCGCGCTGGCGGCCGAGCTGGCTTACTGGCAGGCGCAGTTGCAGGGTGTCAGCGACATCCTGCCCGGGGCGAACCCAGAGGGCGGTCAGCAGCGTAAACATGAGATCTCGGTGCGCACCCAGCTGAACGCCGAGCTGACCCGGCAACTGCTGCAGGAGGCGCCGGCCGCCTACCGCACCCAGGTCAACGACCTGCTGCTGACGGCGCTGGCCCGGGTCATCCGCCGCTGGACCGGCGAGGCGCACGCGCTGATTCGCCTGGAAGGCCACGGCCGCGAAGACCTGTTCGACGACCTCGACATCACCCGCACGGTCGGTTGGTTCAGCAGCCTGTATCCATTGAAACTGACCCCGGCAAGCGACTTGGGCGCATCGATCATGGCGGTCAAGGAACAGCTGCGCGCCGTGCCGGCCAAGGGCATCGGCTACGGCGTGCTGCGCTACCTGGGCGACGAGCAGGCCCGCCAGGCCCTCGGCGCCCTGGCCCAGGGCAGCATCGTATTCAACTACCTGGGGCAGTTCGATGGCAGCTTCGACATCGAGCAGGGCCTGTTCGTCCCGGCGCCGGAAGGCGCGGGACAGGGGCAGAGCCCGGAGGCGCCGCTGGGCAGCCTGCTCAGCATCGATGGCCAGGTCTACGCCGGTGAACTGGCCCTGGACTGGAGTTTCAGCAGCGCCGTGTTCGAGCGTGGGCAGATCCAGCGCCTGGCCGACGAGTACGCCGAGGAACTGCGCCAGCTGATCGCCCACTGCACCACCCCGGGCGTGGCGGGCGTGACGCCGTCGGACTTCCCGCTGGCCAGCCTCGACCAGCGCCAGTTGGCGGCGTTGCCGGTGGCGGCGGGCAATATCGAGGACATCTACCCGCTGTCGCCGATGCAGCAGGGCATGCTGTTCCACAGCCTCTACGAGCAGGCGGCGGGCAACTACATCAACCAGCTGCGGGTCGAGGTGCAGGGCCTGGATGTGCCACGCTTCGTCGCGGCCTGGCAGGCCACCCTGGACAGCCACGAGGTGCTGCGCAGCAGCTTCGTCAGCGGTTACGACCAGTCGCTGCAGGTTGTCCTGCGCGAGGTGCGCCTGCCGCTGGTGGAACTGGACTGGCGCGCTCAGGCCGACCTGCCGACCGCGTTGCAGGCCTGGGCCGAGGCCGACCTGCGCGCCGGCTTCGACCTGGCCAGCGGTCCGCTGCTGCGCCTGGCGGTGATCCGTACCGGCGAGCAGCACTACCAGCTGGTATTGACCAACCACCATATCCTGCTGGATGGCTGGAGCAGCTCGCGGCTGTTCGGCGAGGTGCTGCAGCGTTACGCCGGTGTCGTGCCAACGGCCAAGACCAGCCGTTACCGCGACTATATCCAGTGGCTGCAAAATCAGGACCAGCAGGCCAGTGAAACCTTCTGGCGCGAGCGCCTGGCCGGGCTGGACGAGCCTACGCGCCTGGCCCAGGCCTTGCGGTCCGACGCCCAGGGGCATGGGCAGGCCGAGCATGAGGTTACGCTCGATGCACGGCGCACCCAGCGCCTGGGCGATTTTGCCCGGGAGCAGCGGGTCACCCTCAACACCCTGGTCCAGGCGGCCTGGCTGCTGCTGTTGCAGCGCTACACCGGCCAGGCCAGCGTGACCTTCGGTGCCACCGTGGCGGGTCGCCCGACCGAGCTGCCGGGCGTCGAGGAGCAGCTGGGACTGTTCATCAACACCTTGCCGGTGGTTGCCAGCCCACGTTCCGAGCAGCGTGTTGACGAGTGGGTGCAACAGGTCCAGGCACTGAACCTGGCCTTGCGCGAGCATGAGCACACGCCGCTGTACGAGATCCAGCGCTGGGCCGGCTGGAGCGGCGAGGCGCTGTTCGACACTATCCTGGTGTTCGAGAACTACCCGGTGTCCGAGGCTTTGCAGGCCGGTGCACCCCAGGAGCTGGCGTTCGGCGAGGTGGTCAGCCAGGAACAGACCAACTATCCGCTGACGCTGGTGGCACAGGTGGGCGACAGGTTGTCGGCCAGCTTCAAGTTCGATCGCGCCCGTTACGCCGAATCGGCTGTCGGGCAGTTGGCGACGCACTTCGTCGAGCTGCTGGAAGGGCTGGCGGACGCACCGCAACGGGCCTTGGGCGAGATTGCCCTGAGCGCCGATCCGGAGCAGGTGATTGCCAGCTATCCGAGCATGGCGTGTGCCCATGAGCTGATCGAGGCGCAGGCAGCACGTACGCCTGAGGCGGTCGCCGTGACCTTCGCCGGCCAATCGCTGAGCTACGACCAGCTCAACCGCCGCGCCAACCGTCTGGCCCACAAGCTGCGCGAGCAGGGCGTGGGGCCGGATGTGCTGGTGGGTATTGCGGTGGAGCGCGGGTTCGAGATGATCGTCGGCCTGCTGGCGATCCTGAAGGCCGGTGGTGCTTATGTACCGCTGGATCCGGAGTACCCGCAGGACCGTCTGAGCTACATGATGGAAGACAGCGGCATTCAACTGCTGCTGACGCAAGGTCATCTGCTGGCCGATCTGCCCGTGCCGGCGCAGGTTCGCAGCCTGAAGCTGGAAGACGACCTGGCCGGTTACAGTGATCAGAACCCTGATCACCTGACCCAGCCGGACAACCTGGCCTATGTGATCTACACCTCGGGCTCGACCGGCAAGCCGAAAGGTACCTTGCTGCCGCATCACAATCTGCTGCGCCTGTTCAAGGCGACCGATGCCTGGTTCGGCTTCGGCCCACAGGATGTGTGGACGCTGTTCCACTCGTACGCGTTCGACTTCTCGGTGTGGGAGATCTTCGGTGCACTGCTGCACGGTGGTCGCCTGGTGATCGTGCCGCGTGAAAACACCCGTTCGCCGGAAGACTTCCACCAGCTGCTGGTGGAGCAGGGTGTCACCGTGCTCAACCAGACCCCATCGGCGTTCAAGCCGCTGATGCGGGTGGCTTGTGACAGTGCTGATAATCTGGCACTGCGCTACGTGATCTTCGGTGGCGAGGCCTTGGACGTTGCGGCACTGCAACCGTGGTTCGAGCGTTTCGGCGAGGACTGCGACAACCTGATCAACATGTACGGCATCACCGAGACCACGGTCCATGTGACCTACCGGCCGATCCGCTTTGCCGATACGCAACAGCCGGGCAGCCCGATCGGTGCGGCGATCCCGGACCTGTCGATGTATGTACTGGATGCCGATTTCAACCCGGTGGCCAAGGGCTGCACGGGCGAGCTGCACGTCGGTCATGCCGGCCTGGCACGCGGTTACCACAACCGTGCTTCGCTGACCGCCGAACGCTTTGTGCCGGACCCGTTCTCCAGCGAAGGCGGGCGCCTGTACCGCACCGGCGACCTGGCGCGTTATCGCGGCCAGGAGGTGATCGAGTACGTAGGTCGGATCGACCACCAGGTGAAGATCCGAGGCTTCCGTATCGAACTGGGTGAGATCGAGGCGCGCCTGCAAGAGCACGCTGCCGTGCGCGAAGTGCTGGTGCTGGATATCGACGGGGCAGGGGGCAAGCAACTGGCGGCCTACCTGATCGCTCAAGACCCATCCACCGACCACGCCGCCCTGCGCGACACGCTGAAACAGCACCTGAAAGCCAACCTGCCGGACTACATGGTCCCGACCCACTTCCTGGTGCTGGAGCAGTGGCCGCTGACGGCCAACGGCAAGCTGGACCGCAAGGCCCTGCCGAAACCGGATGCCAGTCAGCTGCAACAGGGCTACGTGGCCCCGCGTACGGCGCTGGAGCAACAACTGGCCGCAATCTGGAGCGAAGTGCTGAAGGTCGAGCAGGTTGGCCTGCACGACAACTTCTTCGAGCTCGGCGGCCACTCTTTGTTGGTGATCACGCTGGTGAACAGGGTACGTGAAGCTTTCGCCATCAACATCAGCCTGCATGAGTTCATGCTGATGGCGAGCTTCGAGGAACTGGCGAATTTCATCGGCGGCGGCAAGGATCGCCTGAAAACGTCGGTGATCAACCTCAACGGTTGCCAACGCCAGCGTCCGGCGCTGTTCTGCCTGCCGCCGGGCGGCGGCGGTGCCTACGCTTACTACCCGCTGGCCAGCCGCCTGGCTGACGAGCGTCCGGTGTATGGCCTGGTCAACAAGTGCTATGCCGTGCCGGGCTGGGTGGAAGAGTCCTGGGAGGCGATGGTCGGCTACTACGTCGAGCAGATCCGCCGCACCCAGGCCAGCGGCCCTTACCATCTGCTGGGCTGGTCCCTGGGCGGCGCCCTGGCGCTGGAGGTGGCTCATGCCCTGGAGCAGGCCGGTCAGGAGGTGGGCTTCGTCGGCCTGGTCGATACCCTGCTACCGAAGGACGTGTCCGGCCTCGAGGCCGAGCCCGTCGAGGTGGTGCAGGTAGCGCGGGCGGACGAGAGCCTGCTGCGTGGGCTGCTGGCGTTTGCTCCGGGTGTGGGTGAAGCCCGTATCGTCGGTTTCATCGACGAGGCCGGGCGTCTGCCGGCCGAGGTCGACCGGACCGAATGGGTCATCGAGCAGGTGGCCGCTGCCGGGGGCGTCAGTGCCGAGCGGCTGCGGGCCATTCATGAGGATGTGCATCTGCAGCGGGAGATCGTCGATGGTTTCGCTGTGCTCGATCGCAACGTCGAACTGAGCCAGGCGTTTCGCCTGCGGCCGCTGGCGGTCCGGGTGGATTGCTGGTGGGCCAGCGAGAGCCGTAGCTTGGAACGGGTGCGGATGGGGGAGGCGGGGTTGCTGGCGCAGGCTTCGGTCAACGGGCTGGCTAGCTCGACGGTGATCGCTGATGGGCATGAGGGGGTTATTAATGCCGTGGCGTTTGTCGATGGGCTGGTGGGGCGGTTGGCTGGTAAGGCTTGA